A portion of the Streptomyces platensis genome contains these proteins:
- a CDS encoding STAS domain-containing protein translates to MNHAVEDEVFVVRVSGSLDHDSAPLLEEACALAEDSGAPRTVVDLSLTDFADSTVLHVLLAAQRAHHRQQRTLIVAGPFHEVVRRLFDVTGTARYFTLADDMLGALSS, encoded by the coding sequence GTGAACCATGCTGTCGAGGACGAGGTCTTTGTCGTCCGCGTCAGCGGGTCCCTCGATCACGACAGCGCCCCTCTCCTGGAAGAGGCCTGCGCGCTGGCGGAGGATTCCGGCGCTCCACGTACCGTCGTCGATCTGTCGCTCACCGACTTCGCCGACTCCACGGTGCTGCATGTCCTGCTCGCCGCCCAGCGTGCCCACCACCGGCAGCAGCGCACGCTGATCGTCGCCGGCCCGTTCCACGAGGTCGTCCGCCGGCTCTTCGATGTCACCGGCACCGCCAGATACTTCACGCTGGCCGACGACATGCTCGGCGCCCTGAGCTCCTGA
- a CDS encoding MFS transporter gives MMGLAAVCGPVLGGVMTHADLFGSSWRAVFLVNIPVSLVVPALSPKLLEDRAPRRPTLDLTGTLLATIGVGLIACPLIGAAPPPVRVELGAIVAGLIVMVVFGLHQRHVAVGGRSPLVEPSLFAHRGFPAALVMSTSFFAVTNGLMVVIVLHLQLGLGTDVLNSGRTLAPWSVGLAVASWVAGAIWSDATGTT, from the coding sequence GTGATGGGTCTTGCCGCTGTCTGCGGTCCGGTGCTCGGCGGTGTCATGACCCATGCCGACCTGTTCGGCTCGTCGTGGCGTGCGGTGTTCCTCGTCAACATCCCCGTGTCCCTGGTCGTGCCGGCCCTCAGCCCCAAACTGCTGGAAGACCGCGCCCCTAGGCGGCCCACTCTCGATCTGACCGGCACGCTGTTGGCCACGATCGGCGTCGGGCTCATCGCCTGTCCCCTGATCGGTGCCGCACCGCCGCCAGTCCGGGTGGAGTTGGGGGCCATCGTGGCCGGGCTCATCGTGATGGTGGTGTTCGGGCTGCATCAGCGCCATGTCGCCGTAGGCGGCCGCAGCCCGCTGGTGGAGCCGAGCTTGTTCGCGCATCGGGGTTTTCCGGCGGCCCTGGTGATGTCGACGTCCTTCTTCGCGGTGACGAACGGTCTGATGGTGGTCATCGTGCTGCACCTTCAGCTGGGGCTCGGCACTGATGTGCTCAACTCGGGCCGCACGCTTGCTCCATGGTCGGTGGGCCTGGCAGTGGCGTCGTGGGTGGCCGGCGCCATCTGGTCCGACGCTACGGGCACCACGTGA
- a CDS encoding glyceraldehyde-3-phosphate dehydrogenase, with the protein MTAVNDDSFTNWKNREEIAESMIPIIGKLHREQDVTVLLHSRSLVNKSVVSILKTHRFARQIAGAELSVTETMPFLQALTTLDLGPSQIDLGMLAATYKKDDRGLSVEEFTAEAVAGATGDNKIERREPRDVVLYGFGRIGRLVARLLIEKAGGLRLRAIVVRGGGDQDIVKRASLLRRDSIHGQFQGTITVDEANSKIIANGNEIKVIYSNDPTSVDYTAYGINNAILIDNTGKWRDREGLSKHLRPGIDKVVLTAPGKGDVPNVVHGVNHDMIKPDEQILSCASCTTNAIVPPLKAMADEYGVLRGHVETIHSFTNDQNLLDNYHSSDRRGRSAPLNMVITETGAASAVAKALPDLDATITGSSIRVPVPDVSIAILSLQLGRETTRAEVLDYLRDVSLTSPLKRQIDFTTAPDAVSSDFIGSRHASIVDAGPTKVEGDNAILYLWYDNEFGYSCQVIRVVQHVSGVEYPTYPAPAV; encoded by the coding sequence GTGACTGCTGTCAATGACGACTCGTTCACCAACTGGAAGAACCGCGAGGAGATCGCGGAGTCGATGATCCCGATCATCGGGAAGCTGCACCGGGAGCAGGACGTCACGGTCCTGCTGCACAGCCGCTCCCTGGTGAACAAGTCGGTGGTCAGCATCCTCAAGACCCACCGTTTCGCCCGGCAGATCGCCGGTGCGGAGCTCTCGGTCACCGAGACGATGCCCTTCCTCCAGGCCCTCACGACGCTCGACCTCGGCCCCTCCCAGATCGATCTCGGCATGCTCGCCGCGACGTACAAGAAGGACGACCGCGGTCTGTCGGTGGAGGAGTTCACCGCCGAGGCCGTCGCCGGCGCCACGGGTGACAACAAGATCGAGCGCCGCGAGCCGCGCGATGTCGTGCTCTACGGCTTCGGCCGCATCGGCCGCCTCGTCGCCCGCCTGCTCATCGAGAAGGCCGGTGGCCTGCGGCTGCGCGCCATCGTCGTCCGCGGCGGCGGCGACCAGGACATCGTCAAGCGCGCCTCGCTGCTGCGCCGTGACTCCATCCACGGCCAGTTCCAGGGCACGATCACCGTTGACGAGGCGAACAGCAAGATCATCGCCAACGGCAACGAGATCAAGGTGATCTACTCCAACGACCCGACGTCGGTGGACTACACGGCGTACGGCATCAACAACGCCATCCTCATCGACAACACCGGCAAGTGGCGCGACCGCGAGGGCCTGTCGAAGCACCTGCGCCCCGGCATCGACAAGGTCGTCCTGACCGCCCCGGGCAAGGGCGACGTCCCCAACGTCGTCCACGGCGTCAACCACGACATGATCAAGCCCGACGAGCAGATCCTGTCCTGCGCGTCCTGCACCACCAACGCGATCGTCCCGCCGCTGAAGGCGATGGCGGACGAGTACGGCGTCCTGCGCGGTCACGTGGAGACCATCCACTCGTTCACCAACGACCAGAACCTGCTGGACAACTACCACAGCTCCGACCGCCGCGGCCGCTCCGCGCCGCTCAACATGGTGATCACCGAGACCGGTGCCGCCTCCGCCGTCGCCAAGGCGCTGCCCGACCTCGATGCGACGATCACCGGCAGCTCGATCCGCGTCCCGGTGCCGGACGTCTCGATCGCGATCCTCAGCCTTCAGCTCGGTCGCGAGACCACCCGCGCGGAGGTCCTCGACTACCTCCGCGACGTCTCGCTGACCTCCCCGCTCAAGCGCCAGATCGACTTCACCACGGCCCCCGACGCGGTCTCCAGCGACTTCATCGGCTCCCGCCACGCCTCGATCGTCGACGCCGGCCCCACCAAGGTCGAGGGCGACAACGCCATCCTCTACCTCTGGTACGACAACGAGTTCGGCTACTCCTGCCAGGTCATCCGCGTCGTCCAGCACGTCTCCGGGGTGGAGTACCCGACTTACCCGGCACCGGCGGTCTGA
- a CDS encoding glycoside hydrolase family 15 protein, with amino-acid sequence MNDRQKTSAGEAVDEADGVGYLPIAEHGLIGDLRTAALVGTDGRIAWFCAPRFDSPSIFGSLLDAGNGGHWQISPVEDIAKRQQYYFPDTNILMTRMLTENGIVEIQDFMPIREEGDPRHRQRLVRRVVSVRGSSRIRTVVAPRMNYGRDPHKVETQPHGVRFTSDALDISLQANVTLRVEGQDAGGEFDLAEGQSALFVLETNRPSRAEPAVDLVDTRAAEELFRSTVRFWRQWLSQSTYTGRWREMVHRSALTLKLLTHEPTGAIVAAPTLGLPEQLGGERNWDYRYVWIRDAAFSLHALLRLGFTREAQAFISWLTSCLRGVQDGEHGPLRVLYSIDGDAELPEHVLDHWAGYRGSAPVRVGNGAAGQLQLDIYGELFDSVYLFNKYGGGISHDSWMDLCAILDWLLEHWDSPDAGIWETRAGQQRHTYSRLMCWVAVERMIRMARQRGLPGDLGRWMSERDKIYHQIMEQGWNAREQTFVQRLSGDAGQPPECILDASLLVMPMVKFLSPDDPRFRSTVRAIGENLVTDSLVFRYDPEVSPDGLDGTEGTFSICSFWWVEALARTGQIEAARVALEKMFTYANHLGLYAEQIGLTGEHLGNFPQAFTHLALISAATSLDDFMG; translated from the coding sequence ATGAATGACCGTCAAAAGACCTCGGCCGGTGAGGCGGTCGATGAGGCAGACGGCGTGGGATATCTGCCCATCGCCGAACACGGTCTGATCGGTGATCTGCGGACCGCGGCGCTGGTCGGGACCGATGGCCGGATCGCCTGGTTCTGTGCCCCGCGGTTCGATTCGCCCAGCATTTTCGGGTCACTGCTCGATGCCGGGAACGGCGGACACTGGCAGATCAGCCCCGTCGAGGACATCGCCAAGCGCCAGCAGTACTACTTTCCCGATACCAACATTCTCATGACGCGAATGCTGACCGAGAACGGCATTGTCGAGATCCAGGATTTCATGCCGATACGGGAGGAGGGCGACCCCCGTCACCGGCAACGGCTGGTGCGGCGGGTGGTCAGCGTACGGGGCAGTTCGCGTATCCGTACCGTCGTCGCCCCGCGGATGAATTACGGCCGGGATCCGCACAAGGTGGAAACCCAGCCGCACGGTGTGCGTTTCACCAGTGACGCGCTGGATATCTCACTCCAGGCAAATGTGACCCTCCGGGTCGAAGGCCAGGACGCCGGCGGAGAATTCGACCTGGCGGAGGGCCAGTCCGCACTGTTCGTGCTGGAGACCAACCGGCCCTCCCGCGCCGAACCGGCCGTCGACCTGGTCGATACCCGAGCCGCCGAGGAACTCTTCCGGTCCACCGTACGGTTCTGGCGCCAATGGCTGAGCCAGTCCACCTACACCGGCCGCTGGCGCGAAATGGTGCACCGTTCCGCACTGACCCTGAAACTCCTCACCCACGAGCCCACCGGAGCCATCGTCGCCGCACCGACCCTCGGGCTTCCCGAACAGCTCGGCGGTGAACGGAACTGGGACTATCGCTATGTCTGGATCCGCGATGCGGCCTTCTCCCTGCACGCACTGCTGCGCCTGGGCTTCACCCGCGAGGCACAGGCCTTCATCAGCTGGCTGACCTCGTGTCTGCGCGGGGTGCAGGACGGTGAGCACGGCCCGCTACGGGTGCTGTATTCCATCGACGGTGACGCCGAACTCCCCGAGCATGTCCTCGACCACTGGGCGGGCTACCGCGGATCCGCCCCGGTCCGGGTGGGAAACGGTGCCGCCGGCCAGCTCCAGCTCGACATCTATGGCGAACTCTTCGACTCCGTCTATCTGTTCAACAAGTACGGTGGCGGCATTTCCCACGACAGCTGGATGGATCTGTGCGCCATTCTCGACTGGCTTCTGGAGCACTGGGACAGCCCCGATGCGGGGATATGGGAGACCCGTGCCGGTCAACAGCGCCACACCTATTCGCGGTTGATGTGCTGGGTGGCGGTGGAGCGCATGATCCGCATGGCCCGGCAGCGTGGTCTGCCGGGTGATCTGGGGCGCTGGATGTCGGAGCGCGACAAGATCTACCACCAGATCATGGAGCAGGGCTGGAACGCCCGGGAACAGACCTTTGTCCAACGCCTCAGCGGCGACGCGGGGCAGCCACCGGAATGCATTCTGGACGCCTCGCTCCTGGTGATGCCGATGGTCAAGTTCCTGTCCCCGGACGATCCGCGATTCCGCTCCACCGTGCGGGCCATCGGCGAGAACCTCGTCACGGACAGCCTGGTCTTCCGCTACGACCCGGAAGTTTCCCCCGACGGTCTGGACGGAACGGAGGGGACCTTCTCGATCTGCTCGTTCTGGTGGGTCGAGGCGCTCGCCCGTACCGGCCAGATCGAAGCGGCCCGGGTGGCGCTGGAGAAGATGTTCACCTACGCCAATCACCTCGGTCTGTACGCGGAGCAGATAGGGCTGACCGGCGAACACCTGGGGAATTTCCCTCAGGCCTTCACTCATCTCGCGCTGATCAGCGCGGCCACCAGCCTGGACGACTTCATGGGCTGA
- a CDS encoding MFS transporter yields MRVRKRRSQRRASASPWTYALATWLAGVLAAVGLGAVAPVGSALRASLGLSDGALAWATSSITAVSAALGIPAGWWVRRFGAQRALSWGLSVMSVAAVGSAAAGSWGLLLGARIAEGVGYLLVFVAGPVVLTRIAQGGTRSAALALWGTCVPTGLAIAAVTGGALESVWTWNQWLALTALGPLIMAGVLTAVLPRLPRAAVPCAHREAGAWNGALRLGVAYGSLSLVGVAVVMVLPAFLLEQRQATPTVTGAVVAVVCLGSAVGGLAASWLLRRGTAFSALVPLGALMPIACLPAFSAEFPLAVSGGAATLVLVVDGLLISAVFAAVPASVSRAADVDVANGILNQLGSVGILLGPPVFGLVIAAAGWGTVAALVLVFGGLGAALLLTAARTSAAGSAADLSRPPAAPGGRERRNGAGPLAKAADVSKRQRMRP; encoded by the coding sequence GTGCGCGTCAGGAAGAGACGCAGTCAGCGCCGCGCTTCGGCGTCGCCCTGGACGTACGCGCTGGCGACCTGGCTCGCCGGTGTGCTGGCGGCAGTCGGCCTGGGTGCCGTCGCGCCGGTGGGGTCCGCGCTGCGTGCGTCGCTCGGCCTGTCGGACGGTGCGCTCGCATGGGCCACCTCGAGTATCACGGCGGTGAGCGCGGCTCTCGGCATCCCGGCGGGATGGTGGGTCCGCCGCTTCGGCGCCCAACGGGCCCTTTCCTGGGGCCTTTCCGTGATGTCGGTGGCCGCTGTCGGCAGTGCGGCCGCCGGATCCTGGGGGCTGCTGCTGGGGGCACGTATCGCTGAAGGGGTCGGCTACCTGCTGGTGTTCGTGGCGGGTCCGGTCGTTCTCACCCGCATCGCTCAGGGCGGCACCCGGTCGGCAGCGCTCGCGTTGTGGGGCACCTGCGTCCCTACGGGGCTTGCCATCGCCGCGGTCACGGGCGGGGCCCTGGAATCCGTGTGGACCTGGAACCAGTGGCTGGCCCTCACCGCACTCGGGCCGCTGATCATGGCCGGAGTGCTCACGGCCGTTCTGCCTCGGCTGCCGAGGGCGGCGGTCCCGTGCGCTCACCGCGAAGCCGGCGCCTGGAACGGGGCGTTGCGGCTCGGTGTGGCGTACGGCAGCCTGTCGCTGGTCGGCGTCGCCGTGGTGATGGTGCTGCCGGCTTTTCTCCTGGAGCAGCGGCAGGCCACGCCGACGGTCACCGGTGCCGTGGTGGCGGTCGTCTGTCTGGGCAGCGCGGTCGGTGGGCTCGCCGCCAGTTGGCTGCTGCGGCGTGGCACGGCCTTCTCCGCACTGGTGCCGCTGGGTGCGTTGATGCCGATCGCCTGCCTCCCCGCGTTCTCGGCCGAATTCCCCCTCGCGGTCAGCGGCGGAGCGGCCACACTTGTCCTTGTCGTGGACGGACTGCTGATCTCGGCGGTCTTCGCCGCCGTTCCCGCCTCGGTGAGCCGTGCTGCGGATGTCGATGTCGCCAATGGCATCCTCAACCAGCTGGGCAGTGTGGGGATTCTGCTGGGGCCACCCGTCTTCGGGCTGGTCATCGCTGCCGCGGGGTGGGGCACCGTCGCTGCCCTGGTCCTGGTCTTCGGCGGACTGGGGGCGGCCCTGCTGCTGACGGCGGCGCGCACGTCCGCGGCCGGTTCGGCGGCCGACCTGTCCCGGCCGCCCGCCGCGCCGGGTGGCAGAGAGCGGCGGAATGGGGCGGGCCCCTTGGCGAAGGCGGCGGATGTCAGCAAGCGCCAGCGCATGCGTCCCTGA
- a CDS encoding alpha/beta hydrolase: MALSAGLLAVTTAVVTVCGAGGAAASRPDDAKGRDASVRALPARFTQQTVRWTACGADVTPKAVPGAQCGWVKVPVDYAAPDGKTVALRVSRVQAKDHSRRLGSLFFNPGGPGAGGAADVANGNWQAGEQARARYDLVGFDPRGIAGSGQIKCPDGVAEEPENPPRTASEAEKTFADATRRARACQKASGPVLAHMDSVSVARDLDVLRTVLGDAKLNYTGVSYGTFIGQQYMKLFPGKVGRMVLDGVVNPAADLRQVARLDLKTSDDAVRRYAHDLAARGDDRLGAGAEEILRRLTTFAEELDRKPLHGAGGEEFTGGDLSLYLGMAVSGDVSWQRLTTALVAALHGDVTAFDRLDAEAGGGSGDQEPTPQEERTEENESMSMSAVLCLDSPSAPKPPKQMLATADAFAKQSPLFGRSYAWQMIDCATWPIAPTGAAEPVKAAGAAPVLLVSYTDDQLTPLANARAVHRQLDHSSLLVRKGQGHAAYAAEPPSTCTDRAVDRYLVGGKLPGKAATCSG, encoded by the coding sequence CCGGCCCGACGACGCCAAGGGCAGGGACGCGTCCGTACGGGCGCTGCCCGCGCGCTTCACGCAGCAGACGGTCCGGTGGACGGCCTGTGGCGCGGACGTCACCCCCAAGGCCGTGCCCGGCGCGCAGTGCGGCTGGGTGAAGGTGCCGGTCGACTACGCCGCCCCGGACGGGAAGACCGTCGCACTGCGGGTCTCGCGGGTGCAGGCCAAGGATCACAGTCGTCGGCTGGGCTCGCTGTTCTTCAACCCCGGTGGGCCGGGAGCGGGCGGCGCGGCCGACGTGGCCAATGGAAACTGGCAGGCCGGGGAACAGGCTCGGGCCCGTTACGACCTGGTCGGCTTCGACCCGCGAGGCATTGCCGGGTCCGGGCAGATCAAGTGCCCCGACGGCGTGGCTGAGGAACCCGAGAACCCGCCGCGTACCGCATCGGAGGCGGAGAAGACCTTCGCCGACGCGACCCGGCGTGCCCGCGCCTGCCAAAAGGCGAGCGGCCCCGTTCTCGCGCACATGGACAGCGTGAGTGTCGCGCGCGACCTCGATGTGCTGCGTACGGTGCTGGGCGACGCCAAGCTGAATTACACGGGTGTCTCCTACGGCACCTTCATAGGCCAGCAGTACATGAAGCTGTTCCCCGGGAAGGTGGGCCGGATGGTGCTCGACGGTGTCGTGAATCCCGCCGCCGACCTGCGGCAGGTCGCCCGGCTCGACCTCAAGACCTCCGATGACGCGGTGCGCCGGTACGCCCACGACCTCGCCGCGCGCGGCGATGACCGGCTGGGAGCCGGCGCCGAGGAGATTCTGCGGAGGCTCACCACGTTCGCCGAGGAACTGGACCGGAAGCCGCTGCACGGGGCCGGCGGCGAGGAATTCACCGGCGGCGACTTGTCTCTGTACCTGGGAATGGCCGTGTCAGGCGACGTGAGCTGGCAGCGACTGACCACGGCGCTGGTGGCCGCCCTGCACGGGGACGTGACCGCCTTCGACCGTCTGGACGCCGAGGCGGGCGGCGGGAGCGGTGACCAGGAGCCGACGCCGCAGGAGGAGCGCACCGAGGAGAACGAGTCGATGAGCATGTCGGCGGTGCTGTGCCTGGACTCCCCGTCCGCGCCGAAGCCCCCGAAGCAGATGCTCGCCACCGCCGACGCGTTCGCCAAGCAGTCGCCGCTCTTCGGCCGTTCCTACGCCTGGCAGATGATCGACTGCGCGACCTGGCCGATCGCCCCCACCGGCGCGGCCGAGCCGGTCAAGGCAGCGGGCGCGGCACCGGTGCTGCTGGTGTCGTACACCGACGATCAGCTCACTCCACTGGCGAACGCCCGGGCGGTGCACCGGCAGTTGGACCACAGCTCGCTCCTCGTACGCAAGGGCCAGGGACATGCGGCGTACGCCGCGGAGCCCCCCTCCACCTGCACCGACCGTGCCGTCGACCGATATCTGGTCGGCGGGAAGCTGCCGGGCAAGGCCGCCACCTGCTCGGGCTGA
- a CDS encoding PRC domain containing protein, whose protein sequence is MSGNVWGYLSDSGYRAGTVLEGFGVEAVDGSIGKVDKHSDDVDSAHLVVDTGRWILGRRVVLPAGIVTGIDQQEKKVYVGRTKDEIKGAPDFESAGHENSADYLHQVGVYFGGFPLV, encoded by the coding sequence ATGAGTGGCAATGTCTGGGGATACCTTTCCGATTCCGGGTACCGGGCGGGCACGGTCCTTGAAGGGTTCGGTGTCGAAGCTGTCGACGGGAGCATCGGCAAGGTCGACAAGCATTCCGATGACGTGGATTCTGCGCACCTCGTCGTGGACACCGGCCGGTGGATTCTCGGGCGGCGTGTGGTGCTGCCGGCCGGCATCGTGACCGGCATCGACCAGCAGGAGAAGAAGGTCTACGTGGGTCGCACCAAGGACGAGATCAAGGGTGCGCCCGATTTCGAGAGTGCCGGGCACGAGAACAGTGCGGATTATCTGCACCAGGTCGGAGTCTATTTCGGTGGATTTCCTCTGGTGTGA
- a CDS encoding NUDIX hydrolase, with protein MRIDFPLVRDNTFREYCLYCRAEAITWIVVDGRKRCTCAGCGREAERALVIDPRISWWTDADGEYWHESAGVFVRDRGARFLFFQRTAFPYRLTVPAGHVESGEEPRCAAARELWEEVGIRGAEGELRLVADEYLRGDVCRRGSDAHRWHAFLLEVDEHREAGAQGEVTVNEEGEAPVWLTLDQARSGRPTFAVERIIEQYSERLLAAVPRTTE; from the coding sequence GTGAGAATCGACTTCCCGCTGGTGCGGGACAACACCTTTCGCGAGTACTGCCTGTACTGCCGTGCCGAGGCGATCACTTGGATCGTCGTGGACGGAAGAAAACGCTGCACCTGCGCTGGGTGCGGCCGCGAGGCGGAGCGAGCCCTCGTCATTGATCCGCGTATCTCCTGGTGGACCGATGCGGACGGCGAGTACTGGCACGAGAGTGCCGGGGTATTCGTACGCGACCGGGGTGCGAGGTTTCTGTTCTTCCAGCGAACCGCTTTCCCTTACCGGTTGACCGTGCCTGCGGGGCACGTCGAGAGCGGGGAGGAACCCCGGTGCGCGGCCGCGCGGGAGCTCTGGGAGGAAGTAGGAATCCGGGGCGCGGAGGGGGAGCTCCGGCTCGTCGCGGACGAGTATTTGCGGGGAGATGTGTGCAGAAGGGGTTCCGATGCGCATCGTTGGCATGCCTTTCTGCTGGAGGTCGATGAGCACCGGGAAGCCGGAGCCCAGGGGGAGGTGACCGTGAATGAGGAGGGCGAGGCACCCGTCTGGCTCACGCTCGACCAAGCCCGTTCCGGCCGGCCGACGTTCGCGGTGGAGCGCATCATCGAGCAGTATTCCGAGAGGCTGCTGGCCGCTGTTCCGCGTACTACTGAATAA
- the folE gene encoding GTP cyclohydrolase I yields the protein MTIEEWLKTNVTTDTRALGWYSGPECEDRIVRAYRELLSGYEIDTSTILKTTCLVDGEHTGVVRIQENNFFSICAHHFLPFFGKVNISYVPGDRILGLGKFPRLVQAFSRRFQIQEYLVKDIAEEIMSSGGAQAVRVTSRSRHLCMCSRGPSDQTVTTDTSYVAGDQELMAKFGLDD from the coding sequence ATGACCATAGAGGAATGGCTCAAAACTAATGTCACCACCGACACGAGGGCGCTCGGGTGGTACAGCGGGCCGGAGTGCGAGGACCGTATCGTCCGAGCCTATCGCGAGCTGTTGAGTGGCTATGAGATCGACACCTCGACGATCCTCAAAACCACCTGCCTGGTGGACGGCGAGCACACCGGCGTGGTGCGTATCCAGGAGAACAACTTCTTCTCGATCTGCGCCCACCACTTCCTGCCGTTTTTCGGGAAGGTCAACATCTCCTACGTGCCCGGTGACCGCATCCTCGGACTCGGTAAATTCCCCCGTCTGGTACAGGCGTTCAGCCGGCGCTTCCAGATTCAGGAGTACCTCGTCAAGGACATCGCTGAAGAGATCATGTCCTCCGGCGGCGCACAAGCCGTGCGCGTCACCTCCCGCAGTCGCCACCTCTGCATGTGCAGTCGTGGTCCGTCCGACCAGACCGTCACCACCGATACCTCTTATGTGGCAGGCGATCAGGAGTTGATGGCCAAGTTCGGCCTGGACGACTGA
- a CDS encoding ATP-binding protein, giving the protein MQGVPVRAAEARNFVHDLLHKIGSPVDDLALVDALLVTTELVTNAQRHGGGLTGFTARVVEGCLEVAVEDGSAHCPAAASPQTPGRDPGATGGYGWPLIQRLARSVEITATVTGKTIRVILPL; this is encoded by the coding sequence ATGCAGGGAGTACCTGTAAGAGCAGCCGAGGCGCGCAACTTTGTGCACGACCTGCTGCACAAGATAGGCAGCCCGGTCGATGACCTGGCCCTTGTCGATGCCCTCTTGGTGACCACGGAGCTGGTCACCAATGCCCAACGGCACGGGGGCGGGCTCACCGGGTTCACCGCGCGGGTCGTCGAGGGGTGTTTGGAAGTGGCGGTCGAGGACGGCAGCGCGCACTGCCCCGCTGCCGCCTCCCCGCAAACCCCCGGTCGTGACCCTGGCGCCACGGGTGGCTACGGCTGGCCCCTGATACAACGGCTGGCGCGCAGCGTCGAGATCACCGCGACCGTGACCGGCAAGACCATTCGCGTGATATTGCCCCTTTGA
- a CDS encoding ATP-binding protein translates to MTDTQQTPVNKAADARDRVHELLHAHRPQVDELSAIDALLVTSELVTNAQRHGGGVAGFSARIAGGLLEVTVADRSPRHPATAIGREKYGVGGYGWPMIQKLTSCVVIVPTGDGKAITVTVPLRFDGAAD, encoded by the coding sequence GTGACGGACACGCAGCAGACCCCGGTGAACAAAGCGGCGGACGCGCGGGACCGCGTTCATGAGCTGCTGCACGCGCATCGCCCGCAGGTCGATGAACTCTCCGCGATCGACGCCCTGCTGGTCACCTCGGAATTGGTTACCAATGCCCAGAGGCATGGTGGTGGAGTCGCCGGATTCTCTGCCCGCATCGCGGGCGGTCTGCTGGAAGTGACCGTTGCCGATCGCAGTCCTCGGCATCCCGCCACGGCCATCGGACGGGAAAAGTATGGGGTCGGTGGATATGGGTGGCCGATGATCCAGAAACTCACGTCCTGCGTGGTGATTGTTCCCACGGGCGACGGCAAGGCCATTACGGTGACCGTCCCTCTCCGGTTCGACGGCGCGGCCGACTAG
- a CDS encoding ferritin-like domain-containing protein: MADFLTDITTLRERARREMEKGPVTEAYGADLERVLQVLNEALATEIVCTLRYKRHYYTASGLYSEPVAAEFLEHAAQEQEHADKVAQRIVQLGGRPDFNPETLTQRAHADYDDSDDLVDMIKEDLVAERVAIASYTEIAKWLGDGDPTTRRVFEDLLAQEEEHADDLRGLLERIPQDRKTD; encoded by the coding sequence GTGGCTGACTTTCTCACCGACATCACCACCCTCCGCGAGCGTGCCCGCCGCGAGATGGAAAAGGGACCGGTCACCGAAGCGTACGGAGCCGATCTGGAGCGCGTCCTTCAGGTGCTGAACGAGGCGCTGGCCACGGAAATCGTGTGCACCCTGCGGTACAAGCGGCACTACTACACCGCTTCCGGTCTCTATTCGGAGCCGGTCGCCGCAGAGTTTCTGGAACATGCCGCGCAGGAGCAGGAACACGCGGACAAGGTGGCACAGCGCATCGTCCAGCTCGGCGGCCGGCCCGACTTCAACCCGGAAACCCTGACGCAGCGGGCGCACGCCGATTACGACGACAGTGACGACCTGGTGGACATGATCAAGGAAGACCTGGTGGCCGAACGGGTGGCCATCGCCTCGTACACGGAAATCGCGAAGTGGCTCGGTGACGGCGACCCGACCACGCGCCGCGTATTCGAAGACCTGCTGGCGCAGGAGGAAGAGCACGCCGACGATCTGCGGGGGCTGCTGGAACGCATTCCGCAGGACAGGAAGACCGACTGA